One window of the Microbulbifer sp. Q7 genome contains the following:
- the atpE gene encoding F0F1 ATP synthase subunit C, producing MEALGLVYVAAALLIGLGALGTAIGFGTLGGKLLEGSARQPEQAPALQGKMFLMAGLLDAVPMIGVGIAMYLIFAVAPGLAG from the coding sequence ATGGAAGCATTAGGTCTGGTATACGTAGCTGCTGCACTGCTGATCGGTCTGGGCGCACTGGGTACTGCTATCGGTTTCGGCACCCTGGGTGGCAAACTGCTGGAAGGTTCTGCGCGTCAGCCGGAACAGGCTCCTGCACTGCAGGGCAAAATGTTCCTGATGGCTGGTCTGCTTGACGCCGTACCGATGATCGGTGTTGGTATCGCTATGTACCTGATTTTCGCGGTAGCTCCTGGTCTGGCTGGATAA
- a CDS encoding F0F1 ATP synthase subunit B, translating into MNINLTLIGQSITFLAFVWFCWKYVWPALLGVMQEREQKIATGLQEAERAGKDLELAQRKAAEQLKEAKAQAAEIIDGANKRANQIVDEAKEAARSEGDRLKAAAQAEIEQEVNRAKEQLRSRIAALSVAGAEKILSVNIDAKAHDDMIEKLAAEL; encoded by the coding sequence GTGAATATCAACCTGACTCTGATCGGCCAGTCGATCACCTTTCTCGCCTTTGTATGGTTCTGCTGGAAGTATGTCTGGCCGGCCCTGCTGGGTGTTATGCAAGAGCGTGAGCAGAAAATTGCTACCGGTCTGCAAGAAGCCGAGCGCGCGGGAAAAGATCTCGAACTGGCGCAGCGCAAAGCTGCCGAGCAACTGAAAGAAGCCAAGGCTCAGGCTGCGGAAATCATCGATGGTGCCAACAAGCGCGCCAATCAGATCGTTGACGAAGCCAAAGAAGCCGCGCGCAGTGAAGGCGATCGCCTGAAAGCTGCCGCCCAGGCGGAAATTGAACAGGAAGTAAACCGTGCGAAAGAACAGCTTCGCTCGCGTATCGCTGCCCTGTCTGTTGCCGGCGCCGAGAAAATTCTCTCGGTCAACATCGATGCCAAGGCACACGATGACATGATCGAGAAACTGGCAGCCGAGCTGTAA
- a CDS encoding F0F1 ATP synthase subunit delta, giving the protein MAELSTLARPYAKAAFAHAQQASDLNGWSVALATAAVVSQNEKVGELLDNPQLTSEVRAEKFLSVCGDFNPSQQNFIKLLAENHRLPLLPEISELFEDLKAQAEATLEVEVISARPLSDEQSQRLTQALSKKFAREVHLHSAVDENLLGGAIIRAGDTVIDGTVRGRLAKLAEAMNS; this is encoded by the coding sequence ATGGCGGAACTCAGCACTCTGGCTCGGCCCTACGCAAAAGCGGCCTTTGCCCACGCCCAGCAAGCTTCCGACCTGAATGGTTGGAGTGTGGCGTTGGCAACCGCAGCGGTGGTCAGCCAGAACGAAAAAGTTGGCGAGCTGTTGGATAACCCCCAGCTGACCAGTGAAGTGCGCGCGGAAAAATTCCTGTCTGTATGTGGCGATTTCAACCCGTCACAACAGAACTTCATCAAGCTGCTGGCGGAAAACCACCGCCTGCCGCTGCTGCCGGAAATTTCCGAACTGTTCGAAGACCTGAAGGCCCAGGCAGAAGCCACTCTCGAAGTGGAAGTCATTTCTGCCCGCCCGCTCAGCGACGAACAGTCCCAGCGCCTCACCCAGGCTCTCAGCAAGAAGTTTGCCCGTGAAGTGCATCTGCACAGTGCGGTCGACGAAAATTTGCTGGGCGGCGCGATCATTCGCGCTGGTGATACGGTGATCGACGGCACCGTGCGCGGTCGACTGGCCAAACTCGCCGAGGCGATGAACTCCTAA
- the atpA gene encoding F0F1 ATP synthase subunit alpha: MQQLNPSEISEIIKSRIDNLDVSTEAQNEGTIVSVSDGIIRIHGLADVMYGEMIEFEGGVTGMALNLERDSVGAIVLGDYKSLAEGQKCRCTGRILEAPVGPELLGRVVDALGNPIDGKGPLNNKLTDAVEKVAPGVIARQSVDQPVQTGLKAVDTMIPIGRGQRELIIGDRQIGKTAVAIDAIINQKGTGIKCVYVAVGQKQSSIANVVRKLEEHGAMDHTIVVAAGAADPAAMQFLAPYVGCTMGEYFRDRGEDALIIYDDLTKQAWAYRQISLLLKRPPGREAYPGDVFYLHSRLLERAARVNAEYVEKFTNGEVKGKTGSLTALPIIETQAGDVSAFVPTNVISITDGQIFLETDLFNAGVRPAINPGISVSRVGGSAQTKIIKKLSGGIRTALAQYRELAAFSQFASDLDEATKAQLDHGERVTELMKQKQYSPLSIADMAVSVYAADKGYLNDVEVNKVLDFESALLAFMNSEHAELMEQVNSTGNYNDEIDSAFKAAIEKFVATGSW; the protein is encoded by the coding sequence ATGCAGCAACTGAATCCCTCTGAGATCAGTGAAATTATCAAGAGCCGCATCGACAATCTCGATGTGAGCACCGAGGCCCAGAACGAGGGCACCATTGTTTCCGTTTCCGACGGTATCATCCGCATCCACGGCCTGGCCGACGTAATGTACGGTGAGATGATCGAGTTCGAAGGCGGTGTTACCGGTATGGCACTGAACCTGGAGCGCGACTCCGTTGGTGCCATCGTACTCGGTGACTACAAATCCCTGGCCGAAGGCCAGAAGTGCCGTTGCACCGGCCGCATCCTGGAAGCGCCGGTTGGTCCGGAACTGCTGGGCCGCGTGGTCGACGCACTGGGCAACCCGATCGACGGAAAAGGTCCGCTGAACAACAAGCTGACCGATGCGGTTGAGAAAGTAGCCCCCGGCGTAATCGCCCGTCAGTCCGTTGATCAGCCGGTTCAGACCGGTCTGAAAGCGGTCGACACCATGATCCCGATCGGTCGTGGCCAGCGTGAGCTGATCATCGGCGACCGTCAGATCGGTAAGACCGCGGTTGCGATCGATGCGATCATCAACCAGAAAGGCACCGGCATTAAGTGTGTCTACGTAGCCGTAGGCCAGAAGCAGTCTTCTATTGCCAACGTGGTACGCAAGCTCGAAGAGCACGGCGCCATGGACCACACCATCGTGGTTGCCGCCGGCGCTGCCGACCCGGCTGCGATGCAGTTCCTGGCCCCGTATGTTGGCTGCACCATGGGCGAGTACTTCCGCGACCGCGGTGAAGACGCCCTGATCATTTATGATGACCTGACCAAGCAGGCCTGGGCCTACCGTCAGATCTCCCTGCTGCTGAAGCGTCCCCCGGGCCGTGAAGCTTACCCCGGTGACGTTTTCTACTTGCACTCCCGTCTGCTGGAGCGCGCCGCGCGTGTAAACGCCGAGTACGTAGAGAAATTCACCAACGGTGAAGTGAAAGGCAAAACCGGCTCCCTGACCGCACTGCCGATCATCGAGACCCAGGCCGGTGACGTTTCCGCGTTCGTACCGACCAACGTGATCTCGATTACCGATGGTCAGATCTTCCTGGAAACCGACCTGTTCAACGCCGGTGTTCGTCCGGCGATCAACCCGGGTATCTCCGTATCCCGTGTTGGTGGTTCTGCCCAGACCAAGATCATCAAGAAGCTGTCCGGTGGTATCCGTACCGCTCTGGCCCAGTACCGCGAGCTCGCGGCTTTCTCCCAGTTCGCCTCCGACCTGGACGAAGCCACCAAGGCCCAGCTGGACCATGGTGAGCGCGTAACCGAGCTGATGAAGCAGAAGCAGTACTCTCCGCTGTCTATCGCGGACATGGCTGTTTCCGTTTACGCCGCGGACAAGGGTTACCTGAACGACGTAGAAGTTAACAAAGTGCTGGACTTCGAATCCGCCCTGCTCGCTTTCATGAACAGCGAACATGCAGAGCTGATGGAGCAAGTAAACAGCACCGGTAACTACAACGACGAAATCGACAGCGCCTTCAAGGCTGCGATCGAGAAGTTCGTCGCTACCGGTAGCTGGTAA
- the atpG gene encoding F0F1 ATP synthase subunit gamma, which translates to MAGGKEVRTKIASIKSTQKITSAMEMVAASKMRKAQDRMALGRPYASRIRAVIGHVANANAEYQHTYMQEREVKRVGYILVSTDRGLCGGLNINVFKAAIREMHSWDKQGVGVDICAVGNKAASFFNNIGGNVVAAVRDLGDQPQAKQLIGSVKVMLDKFADGEIDRLFLVSNEFVNTMTQKPQVEQLLPLKKDEDEQLQHEWDYLYEPEPVELLDGLLTRYIESQVYQAVVENKACEQAARMIAMKSATDNAGDLIDALQLVYNKARQAAITQELSEIVSGAAAV; encoded by the coding sequence ATGGCAGGCGGAAAAGAAGTACGCACAAAAATTGCCAGCATCAAGAGCACGCAGAAAATCACCTCGGCCATGGAAATGGTTGCGGCGAGCAAGATGCGCAAGGCTCAGGATCGCATGGCACTGGGGCGCCCTTACGCAAGCCGCATTCGCGCGGTGATTGGTCACGTGGCCAACGCCAACGCGGAATACCAGCACACCTACATGCAGGAACGCGAAGTGAAGCGTGTGGGCTACATCCTGGTATCGACCGATCGCGGTCTCTGCGGCGGCCTGAACATCAACGTGTTCAAGGCAGCCATCCGCGAAATGCACTCCTGGGATAAGCAGGGTGTAGGCGTGGATATCTGTGCAGTCGGCAACAAGGCGGCCAGCTTTTTCAACAACATCGGCGGCAACGTCGTAGCCGCAGTGCGCGACCTGGGCGATCAGCCTCAGGCCAAGCAGCTGATCGGCTCCGTCAAGGTCATGCTCGACAAGTTCGCCGATGGCGAAATCGACCGTCTTTTCCTGGTGTCCAACGAATTCGTGAACACCATGACCCAGAAGCCGCAGGTTGAGCAGCTGCTTCCGTTGAAGAAAGACGAAGACGAGCAACTGCAGCACGAATGGGACTACCTGTACGAGCCAGAGCCGGTCGAGCTTCTCGACGGTCTGCTGACGCGCTACATCGAGTCTCAGGTGTATCAGGCAGTCGTCGAGAACAAGGCCTGTGAACAGGCAGCGCGCATGATCGCAATGAAGAGTGCCACCGATAATGCCGGTGACCTCATTGATGCGCTGCAGCTGGTTTACAACAAGGCGCGCCAGGCGGCAATTACCCAAGAGCTGTCTGAGATTGTGAGCGGCGCTGCGGCGGTTTAA
- the atpD gene encoding F0F1 ATP synthase subunit beta, giving the protein MSNGQIVQVIGAVIDVEFPRDAVPNVYDALVVEAKDLTMEVQQQLGDGIVRAIAMGSSEGISRGLPVKNTGAPVSVPVGTETLGRIMDVLGNPIDECGPIGEKERSSIHRAAPTYEEQSSSTDLLETGIKVIDLVCPFAKGGKVGLFGGAGVGKTVNMMELINNIATEHSGLSVFAGVGERTREGNDFYHEMQEAGVVNVEEFAKSKVAMVYGQMNEPPGNRLRVALTGLTMAEKFRDEGRDVLLFVDNIYRYTLAGTEVSALLGRMPSAVGYQPTLAEEMGVLQERITSTKTGSITSIQAVYVPADDLTDPSPATTFAHLDSTVVLSRDIAAKGIYPAVDPLDSTSRQLDPLVIGQEHYDTARGVQSVLQRYKELKDIIAILGMDELSEEDKQIVARARKIERFLSQPFHVAEVFTGAPGKYVSLKETIRGFQGILNGDYDHLPEQAFYMVGTIDEAVEKANKK; this is encoded by the coding sequence ATGAGTAACGGGCAAATTGTGCAAGTTATCGGCGCGGTCATCGACGTGGAATTCCCGCGCGACGCCGTACCGAATGTATACGATGCACTCGTGGTTGAGGCCAAAGACCTCACCATGGAAGTGCAGCAGCAGCTGGGCGACGGCATTGTACGTGCTATCGCCATGGGTTCTTCCGAGGGTATCTCCCGCGGTCTGCCGGTAAAGAACACCGGTGCACCAGTTTCCGTACCGGTAGGTACCGAGACCCTGGGCCGCATCATGGATGTACTGGGCAACCCAATCGACGAATGTGGTCCGATCGGTGAGAAAGAGCGCTCCTCTATCCACCGCGCGGCGCCGACCTACGAAGAGCAGTCCAGCTCCACCGACCTGCTGGAAACCGGCATCAAGGTAATCGACCTGGTATGTCCATTCGCCAAGGGTGGTAAGGTTGGCCTGTTCGGTGGTGCCGGTGTAGGTAAAACCGTAAACATGATGGAGCTCATCAACAACATCGCCACCGAGCACAGCGGTCTGTCCGTGTTCGCCGGTGTCGGTGAGCGTACTCGTGAAGGTAACGACTTCTACCACGAGATGCAGGAAGCCGGCGTTGTTAACGTCGAAGAGTTTGCCAAGTCCAAGGTAGCGATGGTTTACGGCCAGATGAATGAGCCGCCCGGTAACCGTCTGCGTGTAGCCCTGACCGGCCTGACCATGGCCGAGAAGTTCCGTGATGAAGGTCGTGACGTACTGCTGTTCGTCGACAACATCTACCGTTACACCCTGGCCGGTACCGAAGTATCCGCACTGCTCGGCCGTATGCCGTCTGCGGTAGGTTACCAGCCGACTCTGGCGGAAGAGATGGGCGTGCTGCAGGAGCGTATTACCTCCACCAAGACTGGCTCCATCACCTCCATCCAGGCGGTATACGTACCGGCGGATGACTTGACCGACCCGTCTCCAGCCACCACCTTCGCGCACCTGGACTCCACCGTAGTACTGAGCCGAGACATCGCCGCCAAGGGTATTTACCCAGCGGTTGACCCACTGGATTCCACTTCCCGTCAGCTGGATCCACTGGTGATCGGTCAGGAGCACTACGACACTGCCCGCGGCGTTCAGTCCGTACTGCAGCGCTATAAAGAGCTGAAGGACATCATCGCGATTCTGGGTATGGACGAACTGTCTGAAGAAGACAAGCAGATCGTTGCCCGCGCGCGTAAGATCGAGCGTTTCCTGTCTCAGCCGTTCCACGTAGCGGAAGTATTTACCGGTGCACCGGGCAAATACGTATCCCTGAAAGAAACCATCCGTGGCTTCCAGGGCATCCTGAACGGCGATTACGACCACCTGCCAGAGCAGGCCTTCTACATGGTCGGCACCATCGACGAAGCCGTCGAGAAAGCCAACAAGAAGTAA
- a CDS encoding F0F1 ATP synthase subunit epsilon, translating into MAMTVHCDIVSAEESLFSGLVKMVIVSGVEGELGISYGHAQLLTHLKPGPVRIIKDNGDEEVLFLSGGYAEIQPNMVTILADLAEREIDEDAAQKAREEAEHALRSAPADIDYARISAQLAEAEARLRTMQAIRKAAGK; encoded by the coding sequence ATGGCTATGACAGTACATTGCGACATTGTTAGCGCAGAGGAATCCCTCTTCTCGGGTCTGGTGAAGATGGTGATTGTCAGCGGCGTCGAAGGGGAACTCGGTATCTCCTACGGTCACGCGCAGCTGCTCACTCACCTCAAGCCGGGCCCGGTACGCATCATCAAAGACAATGGTGATGAAGAGGTGCTGTTCCTGAGCGGTGGCTATGCGGAAATCCAGCCGAATATGGTGACCATCCTCGCCGATCTCGCCGAGCGCGAAATCGACGAAGATGCCGCCCAAAAGGCGCGCGAGGAGGCGGAACACGCCCTGCGCAGTGCCCCGGCGGATATCGACTACGCCCGCATCTCCGCGCAACTGGCCGAGGCCGAAGCGCGCCTGCGTACCATGCAGGCCATTCGCAAGGCCGCCGGCAAGTAA